Proteins encoded together in one Variovorax paradoxus window:
- a CDS encoding c-type cytochrome — translation MSADPHYQATEDAHTGPIKNPKQLLLAVFFSFLAPILIIVGLVAYVVSGNKPAGTAEGDNMALYGVSQDARNREVADRLKKVGAIEIRDANRPLATGETVFKTQCIACHGSPGIPGAPHLSDAAAWGPRIGQGYETLLDHALHGKGAMPPQGGGDFEDLEIGRAVVYLANAGGAKFPVPDRPAAGAAPAEGAASAAAPASAAK, via the coding sequence ATGAGCGCAGACCCGCATTACCAGGCCACAGAAGACGCCCACACCGGCCCGATCAAAAACCCGAAGCAACTGCTGCTGGCGGTATTTTTCTCCTTTCTTGCTCCCATCCTGATCATCGTGGGCCTTGTGGCCTATGTGGTTTCGGGCAACAAGCCCGCGGGCACGGCAGAGGGCGACAACATGGCGCTCTACGGCGTGTCGCAAGACGCGCGCAACCGCGAAGTGGCCGACCGCCTCAAGAAGGTCGGTGCCATTGAAATCCGCGACGCAAACCGCCCCCTGGCAACAGGCGAAACGGTTTTCAAGACGCAGTGCATTGCCTGCCACGGCTCGCCCGGCATTCCCGGCGCGCCCCACCTGAGCGACGCCGCTGCCTGGGGCCCGCGTATCGGCCAGGGCTATGAAACGCTGCTCGACCATGCGCTGCATGGCAAGGGCGCCATGCCTCCCCAGGGCGGCGGCGACTTCGAAGACCTCGAAATCGGCCGTGCCGTGGTCTACCTGGCCAATGCAGGCGGCGCCAAGTTCCCGGTGCCAGACCGCCCCGCCGCAGGCGCGGCGCCTGCCGAAGGTGCTGCCTCGGCTGCCGCACCGGCCAGCGCGGCCAAGTAA
- a CDS encoding DUF2946 family protein has product MDDIVKQALAKWPNVPHCYGWLGLDARGNWYMRDDRTQAQGPFPAAKGSMLRHDKLIDFIHRNYERDAEGQWFFQNGPQRVYVELEAAPFVWRIADDNGFAVTAHTGQAADVSGCLLDEEGRLYLVAPIGLGLVHTQDVGLAANAIEQSLWTPEQVRAADLPQRFGHVLSPAARQPVAAAKP; this is encoded by the coding sequence ATGGACGACATCGTTAAACAAGCGCTCGCCAAGTGGCCCAACGTGCCGCATTGCTACGGCTGGCTTGGCCTGGACGCGCGCGGCAACTGGTACATGCGCGACGACCGCACCCAGGCCCAGGGCCCGTTTCCGGCCGCAAAGGGCTCGATGCTGCGGCACGACAAGCTGATCGATTTCATTCACCGCAACTACGAGCGCGACGCGGAAGGGCAGTGGTTCTTCCAGAACGGCCCCCAGCGCGTGTACGTCGAGCTGGAGGCGGCGCCCTTCGTCTGGCGCATTGCGGACGACAACGGCTTTGCCGTTACGGCCCATACCGGGCAGGCCGCCGATGTCTCGGGCTGCCTGCTCGACGAGGAGGGGCGCCTTTACCTGGTCGCTCCCATCGGGTTGGGGCTGGTTCATACGCAGGACGTGGGCCTGGCGGCCAATGCCATCGAGCAGAGCCTGTGGACGCCCGAACAGGTGCGCGCCGCCGACCTGCCGCAGCGCTTCGGCCATGTGCTGAGCCCCGCGGCCCGCCAGCCGGTGGCCGCTGCCAAACCCTGA
- a CDS encoding YheT family hydrolase: MGYGAPRWLPGGNLQTIWAALYARRFNGPAPVYRRERWNTPDGDFIDVDFVDAATPGPRPLLVLFHGLEGSSRSHYAEAFATFAAERGMAFAVPHFRGCSGELNLAPRAYHSGDYEEIDWILRRMRQRQALHGGGPVLAAGVSLGGNALLRWACEAGETAHASVAAVASVCAPLDLAAGGEAIGRGFNRLVYTRMFLATMKPKALAKLAQFPGLFDRERLMAARDLYTFDDVFTAPLHGFRNTDDYWARGSSKPHLSAIRVPALVVNALNDPFIPARSLPGPGEVGPHVTLWQPAHGGHVGFPLGAPPGHVRGMPESVGSWLGQFA, translated from the coding sequence ATGGGCTACGGCGCGCCGCGCTGGCTGCCCGGCGGCAACCTGCAGACCATCTGGGCGGCGCTCTATGCGCGCCGCTTCAACGGGCCGGCGCCGGTGTACCGCCGCGAGCGCTGGAACACGCCTGACGGCGACTTCATCGACGTCGATTTTGTCGATGCGGCCACACCGGGCCCACGGCCGCTGCTGGTGCTGTTCCATGGGCTGGAGGGCTCGTCGCGCAGCCACTATGCCGAAGCTTTTGCCACCTTTGCGGCCGAACGCGGCATGGCCTTTGCCGTGCCGCATTTCAGGGGCTGCAGCGGCGAACTCAACCTGGCCCCGCGCGCCTACCACTCGGGCGACTACGAAGAAATCGACTGGATCCTGCGGCGCATGCGCCAGCGCCAGGCACTCCACGGCGGCGGGCCTGTGCTGGCGGCGGGTGTTTCGCTGGGCGGCAATGCGCTGCTGCGCTGGGCCTGCGAGGCGGGCGAAACGGCCCATGCCTCGGTTGCCGCCGTGGCCTCGGTGTGTGCGCCGCTCGATCTTGCGGCGGGCGGCGAGGCCATCGGCCGCGGCTTCAACCGGCTGGTCTACACGCGCATGTTCCTGGCGACCATGAAGCCCAAGGCCTTGGCCAAGCTGGCCCAGTTTCCGGGGCTTTTCGACCGCGAGCGTCTGATGGCGGCAAGAGACCTCTACACCTTCGACGACGTGTTCACCGCGCCGCTGCACGGCTTTCGCAACACCGACGACTACTGGGCGCGGGGCTCGTCCAAGCCGCACCTGAGCGCGATTCGCGTGCCCGCGCTGGTGGTGAATGCGCTGAACGACCCGTTCATTCCGGCCCGCAGCCTGCCGGGCCCGGGCGAAGTGGGCCCGCACGTCACGTTGTGGCAGCCTGCGCATGGCGGCCATGTGGGCTTTCCGCTTGGCGCGCCGCCGGGGCACGTGCGCGGCATGCCGGAGAGCGTCGGTAGCTGGCTCGGGCAGTTCGCCTAG
- a CDS encoding YybH family protein: MPKTPLRAAAAVGGTADDIEAAFYEALQRGDIEALMACWADEDEVFCVHPGGPRLVGATAIRAAFEQMFGNGAIHAMPARVRKIESLASAVHNVLERIEVLTAEGPKHAFVLATNVYHKTAEGWRMVAHHASPGSAREPVDANDPPQILH, encoded by the coding sequence ATGCCCAAGACCCCACTTCGCGCCGCCGCTGCCGTCGGCGGTACTGCAGACGACATCGAGGCCGCGTTCTATGAGGCGCTGCAACGCGGCGACATCGAAGCACTGATGGCGTGCTGGGCCGACGAGGACGAGGTGTTCTGCGTGCATCCCGGCGGCCCCCGCCTGGTGGGCGCCACGGCAATCCGCGCGGCTTTCGAGCAGATGTTCGGCAACGGCGCCATCCACGCCATGCCTGCGCGGGTGCGCAAGATCGAGTCGCTGGCAAGCGCGGTGCACAACGTGCTCGAACGCATCGAGGTGCTCACCGCCGAAGGCCCGAAGCACGCCTTTGTGCTAGCCACCAACGTCTATCACAAGACTGCCGAAGGCTGGCGCATGGTGGCGCACCATGCGAGCCCCGGCAGCGCGCGGGAGCCCGTCGACGCGAACGACCCGCCCCAAATCTTGCACTGA
- the rutA gene encoding pyrimidine utilization protein A — MNVGIFIPIGNNGWLLSENAPQYKPSFELNKEITLTAERYGVDFVLSMIKLRGFGGKTEFWDHNLESFTLMAGLAAVTTKIKLFATAASLVMPPAIVARMASTIDSISNGRFGLNLVTGWQRPEYSQMGMWPGDQFFGTRYQYLSEYIQVLRDLWGTGQSDFKGAHFQMDDCRLSPRPQAGMKVICAGQSDAGMDFSAKYADYNFCFGKGVNTPKAFAPAAEKLIEATRKTGRHVTTYVLMMVIADETDEAARAKWEHYKAGADHEAIAWLGQQGAADTRSGADTNVRQMSDPTSAVNINMGTLVGSYATVARLLDEMAEVPGTEGVLLTFDDFVQGVQAFGERIQPLMKSRAHVQSPVPSQAEPERLAA; from the coding sequence ATGAACGTCGGCATCTTCATTCCCATTGGCAACAACGGCTGGCTGCTCTCCGAAAACGCACCGCAGTACAAGCCGAGTTTCGAACTCAACAAGGAGATCACGCTCACGGCCGAGCGCTACGGCGTCGACTTCGTGCTTTCGATGATCAAGCTGCGCGGCTTTGGCGGCAAGACGGAGTTCTGGGACCACAACCTCGAGTCGTTCACGCTCATGGCGGGGCTTGCGGCCGTCACCACCAAGATCAAGCTCTTTGCCACCGCGGCCTCGCTGGTGATGCCGCCGGCCATCGTCGCGCGCATGGCATCGACCATCGACTCGATCTCCAACGGCCGCTTTGGCCTGAACCTTGTCACCGGCTGGCAGCGGCCCGAGTATTCGCAGATGGGCATGTGGCCCGGCGACCAGTTCTTCGGCACGCGCTACCAATACCTTTCCGAATACATCCAGGTGCTGCGCGACCTGTGGGGCACCGGGCAGTCCGACTTCAAGGGCGCGCACTTCCAGATGGACGACTGCCGCCTGAGCCCCCGGCCGCAGGCCGGCATGAAGGTGATCTGCGCGGGCCAGAGCGATGCGGGCATGGACTTTTCCGCCAAATACGCCGACTACAACTTCTGCTTCGGCAAGGGCGTGAACACGCCCAAGGCCTTTGCGCCCGCGGCCGAGAAACTGATCGAGGCCACGCGCAAGACCGGCCGCCACGTGACCACCTACGTGCTGATGATGGTGATTGCCGACGAAACCGACGAGGCCGCGCGCGCCAAGTGGGAGCACTACAAGGCCGGTGCCGACCACGAAGCCATTGCGTGGCTGGGCCAGCAGGGCGCGGCCGACACCAGGTCGGGTGCCGACACCAATGTGCGCCAGATGTCCGACCCGACCTCGGCCGTCAACATCAACATGGGCACGCTGGTGGGCTCTTACGCCACGGTTGCGCGCCTGCTCGACGAGATGGCCGAAGTGCCGGGCACCGAAGGCGTGCTGCTCACTTTCGACGACTTTGTGCAGGGCGTGCAAGCCTTCGGCGAGCGCATCCAGCCGCTGATGAAGAGCCGCGCGCATGTGCAAAGCCCCGTGCCCTCGCAGGCCGAACCCGAGCGCCTTGCGGCCTGA
- the rutB gene encoding pyrimidine utilization protein B produces the protein MATPARNTTLTSTTPVGAPRLPGAPAPLVLPARPEPLALHATDSALIVVDMQNAYASIGGYVDSAGFDISGAQGTIANIARTIAAARAAGMLVVFLQNGWDAAYVEAGGPGSPNWHKSNALKTMRAKPELAGKFLAKGGWDYELIAEMKPQPGDIVVPKTRYSGFFNSTLDSTLRARGIRHLVFTGIATNVCVESTLRDAFHLEYFAVMLEDATHELGGAAIQKASVYNVETFFGWVSTVDQFCATFAPEPAAQPVPAEAAIA, from the coding sequence ATGGCCACGCCCGCACGCAACACCACCCTCACCTCGACCACGCCAGTCGGCGCCCCGCGCCTGCCCGGCGCACCCGCGCCGCTGGTGCTGCCCGCCAGGCCCGAACCGCTGGCGCTGCATGCGACCGACTCCGCCCTGATCGTGGTCGACATGCAGAACGCCTATGCATCCATCGGCGGCTATGTCGACTCCGCGGGCTTCGATATTTCCGGCGCGCAAGGCACCATTGCCAACATTGCGCGCACCATTGCCGCGGCGCGCGCGGCCGGCATGCTGGTCGTGTTTCTGCAGAACGGCTGGGACGCCGCCTACGTCGAGGCCGGCGGACCAGGCTCGCCCAACTGGCACAAGTCGAACGCGCTCAAGACCATGCGCGCCAAGCCCGAGCTGGCGGGCAAATTCCTCGCCAAGGGCGGCTGGGACTACGAGCTAATTGCAGAAATGAAGCCGCAGCCCGGCGACATCGTGGTGCCCAAGACGCGCTACAGCGGCTTCTTCAACAGCACGCTCGACAGCACGCTGCGCGCACGCGGCATCCGCCATCTGGTGTTCACCGGCATTGCGACCAACGTGTGCGTAGAGTCGACGCTGCGCGATGCCTTTCACCTCGAATACTTCGCGGTGATGCTCGAAGACGCCACGCACGAGCTTGGCGGTGCAGCCATACAGAAGGCCTCGGTCTACAACGTCGAGACCTTCTTCGGCTGGGTTTCGACCGTGGACCAGTTCTGCGCCACCTTTGCACCCGAGCCCGCCGCGCAGCCTGTGCCGGCCGAAGCGGCCATTGCCTGA
- the rutC gene encoding pyrimidine utilization protein C: MPKQAIIPAGTTTPIAPFVPGTMADGVVYVSGTLPFDKDNNVVHVGDASAQTRHVLETIRNVIKTAGGTMDDVTFNMIMIKDWADYANVNAVYAEFFPGTKPARYCIQCGLVKPEALVEIASIAHVGNKA, translated from the coding sequence ATGCCCAAGCAAGCCATCATCCCCGCCGGAACCACCACGCCCATCGCCCCGTTCGTGCCCGGCACCATGGCCGACGGCGTGGTCTACGTGTCGGGCACGCTGCCCTTCGACAAGGACAACAACGTGGTGCACGTGGGCGACGCCTCGGCGCAGACACGCCACGTGCTCGAGACGATCCGGAACGTGATCAAAACAGCCGGCGGCACCATGGACGACGTGACCTTCAACATGATCATGATCAAGGACTGGGCCGACTACGCGAATGTGAACGCGGTGTACGCCGAGTTCTTTCCGGGCACCAAGCCGGCGCGCTACTGCATTCAGTGCGGCCTGGTAAAGCCCGAAGCGCTGGTCGAAATCGCCTCCATCGCCCACGTCGGCAACAAGGCCTGA
- the rutD gene encoding pyrimidine utilization protein D, with the protein MPLHYEVHGPADGEAVLLSSGLGGSAAFWQPQIGALVAAGHRVIAYDQRGTGRSPAALDAGYAIADMARDVVQILDATSTPRCHLVGHALGGLVGLQLALDEPSRVASLVLVNAWSKPNAHSARCFDTRLALLDACGPRAYVEAQPIFLYPAAWCAEHAQRVADEVDHAFAHFPGETNMRARIAALRAFDIDAHLGDITAPTLVAAAMDDALVPWTCSQHLADGLHDVTLHFMPHGGHAHSVTAADAFNRSLLDFLSRVSAPGVPA; encoded by the coding sequence ATGCCGCTGCACTACGAAGTGCATGGGCCGGCCGACGGCGAGGCGGTGCTGCTGTCGTCGGGCCTGGGCGGTTCGGCCGCCTTCTGGCAACCGCAGATCGGCGCGCTCGTGGCGGCGGGCCATCGCGTGATTGCGTACGACCAGCGCGGCACGGGCCGCAGCCCCGCCGCACTGGACGCGGGCTACGCCATTGCCGACATGGCGCGCGACGTGGTGCAGATTCTGGACGCCACATCGACGCCGCGATGCCACCTGGTGGGGCATGCGCTGGGAGGGCTCGTGGGTCTGCAGCTTGCGCTCGATGAGCCCTCGCGCGTGGCGAGCCTGGTGCTGGTCAATGCGTGGTCGAAGCCCAATGCGCATTCAGCGCGCTGTTTCGATACGCGGCTTGCGCTGCTTGATGCCTGCGGGCCGCGCGCGTACGTGGAAGCGCAGCCGATCTTCCTGTACCCCGCGGCCTGGTGCGCGGAACATGCACAGCGCGTGGCCGACGAGGTCGATCATGCGTTTGCGCACTTTCCGGGCGAGACCAACATGCGTGCGCGCATTGCGGCGCTGCGCGCCTTCGACATCGACGCGCATCTTGGCGACATCACCGCGCCCACGTTGGTGGCCGCCGCCATGGACGACGCGCTGGTGCCGTGGACCTGCTCGCAGCACCTGGCCGATGGCCTTCACGACGTGACGCTGCACTTCATGCCGCACGGCGGCCATGCGCACAGCGTGACCGCGGCCGACGCCTTCAACCGCAGCCTGCTCGACTTTCTTTCCCGGGTCAGCGCACCCGGCGTTCCCGCATGA
- a CDS encoding malonic semialdehyde reductase translates to MTTTSALDDAALALLFTEARSHNGWTAEPVTDAQLRQVYALARMGPTSANCSPARFVFVRTPEGKQRLAPALSKGNLDKTMAAPVTVIAAWDRKFYDKLPTLFPHTDARSWFTGSPEAAHETAFRNASMQAGYLLLAVRAVGLDAGPMSGFDKAKVDAAFFEGSDWTTNFLINLGHGDAAKVFGRLPRLGFEEACVLA, encoded by the coding sequence ATGACCACCACCTCAGCCCTCGACGACGCCGCACTGGCACTTCTCTTTACCGAAGCACGCAGCCACAACGGCTGGACCGCGGAGCCCGTGACGGATGCGCAACTCCGTCAGGTCTATGCGCTAGCCCGCATGGGCCCGACATCGGCCAACTGCTCGCCCGCACGCTTCGTGTTCGTTCGCACGCCCGAGGGCAAGCAGCGCCTTGCGCCTGCGCTTTCCAAGGGCAACCTCGACAAGACCATGGCCGCACCGGTCACGGTCATCGCAGCGTGGGACCGCAAGTTCTACGACAAGCTGCCCACGCTGTTTCCGCATACCGATGCGCGCAGCTGGTTCACCGGCAGCCCCGAGGCCGCGCACGAAACCGCCTTTCGCAACGCCAGCATGCAGGCGGGCTACCTGCTGCTCGCCGTGCGCGCGGTGGGGCTCGATGCAGGCCCGATGTCGGGCTTCGACAAGGCGAAGGTGGATGCCGCGTTCTTCGAAGGCAGCGACTGGACGACCAACTTCCTCATCAATCTTGGCCATGGCGATGCGGCCAAGGTGTTCGGCCGCCTGCCGCGGCTCGGCTTCGAAGAAGCCTGCGTCCTGGCCTGA
- the rutF gene encoding NADH-dependent FMN reductase RutF: MLLNAMATNHVMPSGAPHALPKADYRNAMARLGAAVNIITTDGPAGRAGFTASAVCSVTDEPPMLLVCLNRSASVYPAFTANGVLCVNVLAAGHQALSGLFGGKTPMDERFAAGRWGRKATGSPVLEDAAASFDCRVVQATSAGTHDVLFCEALAIAIGGAAQSLIYFDRRYHEIAAPPH; encoded by the coding sequence ATGCTGCTGAACGCAATGGCCACCAACCACGTCATGCCAAGCGGTGCGCCGCATGCGCTGCCCAAGGCCGACTACCGCAACGCCATGGCGCGGCTGGGCGCGGCGGTCAACATCATCACCACCGACGGGCCCGCGGGCCGCGCCGGCTTCACCGCGTCCGCCGTGTGCAGCGTGACCGATGAACCGCCGATGCTGCTGGTGTGCCTGAACCGGTCGGCATCGGTGTACCCCGCGTTCACGGCCAACGGCGTGCTCTGCGTGAACGTGCTGGCGGCGGGCCACCAGGCGCTGTCGGGCCTGTTCGGCGGCAAGACGCCAATGGACGAGCGCTTTGCCGCGGGCCGCTGGGGGCGCAAGGCGACCGGATCGCCGGTGCTGGAAGATGCCGCGGCCTCATTCGACTGCCGCGTGGTGCAGGCGACGAGTGCGGGCACGCATGACGTGCTGTTCTGCGAGGCGCTGGCGATTGCCATTGGCGGGGCAGCGCAGAGCCTGATCTATTTCGACCGGCGGTATCACGAGATAGCAGCGCCGCCGCACTGA
- the rutR gene encoding HTH-type transcriptional regulator RutR, whose translation MPKTKALATASSTKKTPAKSAVKGAAKGLVRKSAKPAVRSASAVSRRLRQIEDKRSAILGAALGLFSRFGLHGTSIDQVAARADVSKSNLLYYFANKEELYVNVLRDLLALWLEPLRGFSAEQDPGEAIGGYIRRKLVVSRDRPDASRLFCLEMIQGAPLLRDELDRELRTLVERKSEVIRSWVASGKLAPVDPHHLIFALWAVTQHYADFGVQVQALTGHTLEDPVFFEQTVENVQRIVLHGIAPR comes from the coding sequence ATGCCGAAGACCAAGGCGCTGGCCACAGCCAGCAGCACAAAGAAGACCCCGGCGAAGAGCGCTGTGAAGGGCGCCGCGAAGGGCCTGGTGCGCAAGTCCGCGAAGCCCGCGGTGCGCAGCGCCTCGGCGGTGAGCCGCAGGCTGCGCCAGATCGAGGACAAGCGCAGCGCCATCCTCGGCGCGGCGCTGGGCCTGTTCTCGCGCTTCGGATTGCACGGCACGTCGATCGACCAGGTGGCGGCGCGGGCCGATGTGTCCAAGAGCAATCTGCTCTATTACTTTGCGAACAAGGAAGAGCTGTACGTGAACGTGCTGCGCGACCTGCTCGCGCTGTGGCTGGAGCCGCTGCGCGGCTTCAGCGCCGAGCAGGACCCGGGCGAGGCCATTGGCGGCTACATCCGCCGCAAGCTCGTGGTCTCGCGCGACCGGCCCGATGCGTCGCGCCTTTTCTGCCTTGAAATGATCCAGGGCGCGCCTTTGCTGCGCGACGAGCTCGACCGCGAACTGCGCACGCTGGTGGAGCGCAAGTCGGAGGTCATCCGTTCATGGGTCGCGTCCGGCAAGCTCGCACCGGTCGATCCGCATCACCTGATCTTCGCGCTCTGGGCCGTCACGCAGCACTATGCGGATTTCGGCGTGCAGGTGCAGGCGCTGACGGGGCACACGCTGGAGGATCCGGTGTTCTTCGAGCAGACGGTGGAGAACGTGCAGCGGATCGTGCTGCATGGGATTGCCCCGCGTTAG
- a CDS encoding isopenicillin N synthase family dioxygenase: MTTLLSVPIIDLAPYFGGTAEGKAQVARKVDEACRSIGFLVITNHGIPAELIARVSKLSREFFDMPLAEKRKVDRPREDAVRGYSAVGEEGLSYSLEEAAPGDLKESFSIGPSGVPDDDYHRGPAAGPHFEPNSWPPIDGFREAYEAYFEAMSDLSRSLMRIFALGLALPEMFFDDKIDKHISMFRVLSYPPQREAPLPGQLRAGAHSDYGSLTIVLPDDKGLQVFNKAGQWVDVPQVEGGLVVNIADLMMQWTNDQWVSTLHRVVNPPFEVASTNRRQSLVFFHQPNYDAMVECLPSCLAPGEQPKYAPISSGDHLTSKFVKQTTFGGTKAVA, translated from the coding sequence ATGACAACCCTGCTGTCCGTACCCATCATCGATCTCGCGCCCTACTTCGGCGGCACGGCCGAAGGCAAGGCGCAGGTCGCCAGAAAAGTCGACGAGGCCTGCCGCAGCATCGGCTTTCTGGTCATTACCAACCACGGCATTCCGGCCGAACTGATCGCGCGCGTGTCGAAGCTCTCGCGCGAGTTCTTCGACATGCCGCTGGCCGAGAAGCGCAAGGTCGACCGGCCGCGCGAAGACGCGGTGCGCGGCTACAGCGCAGTGGGCGAAGAAGGGCTTTCGTACAGCCTGGAAGAGGCCGCGCCCGGCGACCTGAAGGAGTCGTTCTCGATCGGCCCCTCGGGCGTGCCCGACGACGACTACCATCGCGGCCCCGCTGCCGGGCCGCATTTCGAGCCCAACAGCTGGCCGCCGATAGACGGCTTTCGCGAAGCGTATGAAGCCTACTTCGAGGCGATGAGCGATCTCTCGCGCTCGCTGATGCGCATCTTCGCGCTTGGGCTTGCGCTGCCCGAGATGTTCTTCGACGACAAGATCGACAAGCACATCAGCATGTTCCGCGTGCTGAGCTATCCGCCGCAGCGTGAAGCGCCGCTGCCGGGCCAGTTGCGCGCAGGCGCGCACAGCGACTACGGGAGCCTCACCATCGTGCTGCCCGACGACAAGGGCCTGCAGGTGTTCAACAAGGCGGGCCAGTGGGTCGACGTGCCGCAGGTGGAAGGCGGCCTGGTGGTCAACATTGCCGACCTGATGATGCAGTGGACCAACGACCAGTGGGTGTCGACGCTGCACCGCGTGGTCAATCCGCCGTTCGAGGTGGCCAGCACCAACCGCCGGCAGTCGCTGGTGTTTTTTCACCAGCCCAACTACGACGCGATGGTGGAGTGCCTGCCAAGCTGCCTTGCGCCGGGCGAGCAGCCGAAGTACGCGCCCATTTCATCGGGCGACCACCTGACCTCCAAGTTCGTGAAGCAGACGACGTTCGGCGGCACCAAGGCCGTGGCCTGA
- a CDS encoding VOC family protein codes for MAHLSYVNVFAKDVVALSGFYQRVFGFAEIEAIRSPIFRGLDTGKSSLGFNALDAYELLHLAEFSDTRGVKFLLNIDVDSKDDVDRMVPVALEAGATLVKPPYVTYYNWYQSVLLDPEGNVFRINFMM; via the coding sequence ATGGCGCATCTCTCCTACGTCAACGTCTTCGCCAAGGACGTGGTCGCGCTCAGCGGCTTCTACCAGCGCGTGTTCGGCTTTGCCGAAATCGAGGCCATCCGCTCACCGATCTTTCGCGGACTCGACACCGGCAAGTCGAGCCTCGGCTTCAACGCGCTCGATGCTTATGAGCTGCTGCACCTGGCCGAATTTTCCGACACGCGCGGCGTCAAGTTTTTGCTGAACATCGACGTCGACAGCAAGGACGACGTGGACCGCATGGTGCCCGTTGCGCTCGAGGCCGGCGCAACGCTGGTGAAGCCGCCCTACGTCACTTACTACAACTGGTACCAGTCGGTGCTGCTCGACCCCGAAGGCAACGTGTTTCGCATCAACTTCATGATGTGA
- a CDS encoding BMP family ABC transporter substrate-binding protein: MLRTPTHGFTSGLALALAAGVAFVSLPAAAADGFTLKDKPKIAMLYFGPKNDGGWTQAFDEARVKIEKEIGQKIQFVENVPEDASAIKPAAEKFIQRGANIVIGTAFGYSDSFKDLAAKYPGVAFLNGSGTTNGSNLESFYGRTYESQYLCGMAAGAASKTGKLGFVAANPFGVVNWTINAFALGAQKMNPNATVNVIYTGAWNDPVKERAAAAALIDQGADVIGQHVDSPTPQIVAQERGVYGTGHHRDLRQFAPKATLCSSVWVWDRFLTPELKKIMAGDWKPGQYGAFIEMKDGGTDIAGFGPAVPKDKAAAITAERDAIMKGKQVYAGPLADRDGKERVAKGAVLSDADLWKMDWFVKGVVTQK, from the coding sequence ATGCTGCGCACTCCCACCCACGGCTTCACCTCCGGCCTTGCCCTGGCGCTTGCAGCCGGCGTCGCGTTCGTCTCGCTGCCCGCGGCAGCCGCCGACGGCTTTACGCTGAAGGACAAGCCGAAGATCGCGATGCTTTACTTCGGCCCGAAGAACGATGGCGGCTGGACGCAGGCCTTCGACGAAGCGCGCGTGAAGATCGAGAAGGAAATCGGCCAGAAGATCCAGTTTGTGGAGAACGTTCCCGAAGACGCATCGGCCATCAAGCCTGCGGCCGAGAAGTTCATCCAGCGCGGTGCCAACATCGTGATCGGCACCGCCTTCGGCTATTCGGACAGCTTCAAGGACTTGGCCGCCAAGTACCCGGGGGTGGCTTTTCTCAATGGCTCGGGCACCACCAACGGCAGCAACCTCGAATCGTTCTACGGCCGCACCTACGAGAGCCAGTACCTCTGCGGCATGGCCGCGGGTGCGGCCTCCAAGACGGGCAAGCTCGGCTTCGTTGCGGCCAATCCGTTCGGCGTGGTGAACTGGACCATCAACGCCTTCGCGCTCGGTGCGCAGAAGATGAACCCCAACGCCACCGTCAACGTGATCTACACCGGCGCCTGGAACGACCCCGTGAAGGAACGCGCCGCCGCGGCCGCGCTGATCGACCAGGGCGCCGACGTGATCGGGCAGCACGTGGACTCGCCCACGCCGCAGATCGTGGCACAGGAGCGCGGCGTGTACGGCACCGGCCACCACCGCGACCTGCGCCAGTTTGCACCCAAGGCCACGCTGTGCTCGTCGGTGTGGGTGTGGGACCGCTTTTTGACGCCCGAGCTCAAGAAGATCATGGCCGGTGACTGGAAGCCCGGCCAGTACGGCGCCTTCATCGAGATGAAGGACGGCGGCACCGACATTGCTGGCTTCGGCCCCGCGGTGCCCAAGGACAAGGCCGCGGCCATTACCGCCGAGCGCGACGCGATCATGAAGGGCAAGCAGGTCTATGCCGGCCCGCTTGCCGACCGCGACGGCAAGGAGCGCGTGGCCAAGGGCGCGGTGCTTTCGGACGCCGATCTGTGGAAGATGGACTGGTTCGTCAAGGGCGTGGTCACACAGAAGTAA